The following nucleotide sequence is from uncultured Draconibacterium sp..
GCCAAATCCATTTGCTTTCATGTATTCTAAAAGCTCTGGATGCGTTTTCTTCAGTTTTTTAATATCCATATATTATTCTTTAGCGTTAAAACTCGAGAGTAGTATACGGATGAAAGGAAAAATATTATCCTAACTTTTTGAACGTTAAAAATCTATGCAACAGGCGATATGATAATTAATTTAGGATAATGTTTTAGTTAGGATAATCTTGCGAATAATCTTTACTTGCAAAGTTCAGGTTAGAAAACCTTTCGTGACGATTAAGCCTTTTCCTATGGCCTGTACTGTGGCAAAGTTCATGAAATATGGTTGAGTAAAACTCTTCATCCTGAAAGAAAGTTCTTGCTCCAGGCATGTGTACTTCATCCAACGATGGAATATAACAGGCTTTTTTCTGATCCAGTTTAATTACCGGGGAATCGGACCAGAACTGGATAAGCTGCTCACAGGAAGCAATTGGATCAAAATCATGATCGTGAGCTGTATTCTTAGGAATCCTGTCTGGATCAATACCTTCCACATCGTCAATATGAAATACCCGGTAATAACGAAGCATCGGAATTTCTTTGGGTTCATCATCTTTTTCGTATTCTACCATTTTCCAGAATACAATCATAAATGATGAAGATCCCTTTTTGATCTTACCACCAAGATCCTGAACTTGTTTGAAAGTAAGGAAATAAGGCCTTTCGAAACCAAAGCTAAGCAGGTACCAGAAATTAAATCCCCGGTAAGGCTTTTTAGAAACCAGGTTACGAGGAATGGCACTTGCGGTTTTCCAAGGCATATGCCATGGTATTACACCTGCTTCCAAGCGTTCTACAATCAGATTAGTTACTGTTTCATAAATATCAAATTTACTCATTGAATCCACCCATGCCCTTGGGATTTGTATCGGCTCACTGACGCTTCGGTCAGCACTGGTCTGGCACGCCATTAAATTTTGGCGCATGCCATTGAGCCGGATGGATTCTTGTCAATGGGCTATGTCAGATTTTATGAAGTTAACGAAATAAAAACTGAACAGCTCCAACGGACGGCTGGCAAAATTGGGCAATTTCAGCCGCCATTGACTTTTCCGGACGGCAAATTAACTTTGACAGGATTTAAGGGATGACGGGCTATTCTACACCTTTAAAAAACTGTACCGCAAATTCACAGAAGTCGATAATCACCTGTTTTTGCAAATCAAACTCTTTGCGTCCTCCTAGGTAATTTCGCGAAGTTGGGGTAATCTCACCACCCTCTTGCAGCTCTTTGTAGGTAATACATTTTATATGGCTTTTTGAGACCAGGATGAAATATGCATTTTCATACGGATAATTTTTAGGGAGATCTTTAAAACTGAAGTTTTCACTTGCTCGAAACTTAACCTCGATGAAATAAACACTTTTTGATTTCGGATCCTGAATAACAAAATCTGGCATTCTGCGGATTTGTGAGGCTACATCCGATCGAACTCCTTTCAGCAGTTCCATAATACCGGGGATTGTGTTTTCCATTCCGTAACGAAAAACATTATATCCCAGGCTTAGAAATAGTTCTTGAATCAACGTTTCCGCAATTCTACCTTTTATCATATTGTACCGGTAGTTCCGATCTCTGTCCGTTAATCCGTTTTCACTTTCATCAGGCATAACAACTTCTGAATTTGGAGCCTCCTCAATCTCCTCCCCATTTCTTTGTTCTTGGTAACATTTGAAGCATAAACCACCATTGTACTTGGTGTAGGCTCCACAGTTTGTGCATTCTGGCATAATATTATTGGTTAATTGGACTAGGCTCTGAGTTATACGAAACGATTATTTTACTTGTTTTACTTGCTACTTGAATATCCTTCATCCTGTTTTTAAGTACAGTTTCCAAATTTACAACATAAGGAGACTCTACCTGAACTTGTTTAAACCCCAAATTAACTAATTGTCCATGGAGTGTAATCTTTGTTTCTTCTCGTTCATTGGCAACAACAAGAGCATTCTCATTCCCTATGTTTTTGAGGCTATTTATAATTTCGTCCGAATCATTAAAAAGCGTGGCTTCCATTATTCCTTTCCAGGTATATTTTAGTTTATTACTTTTAATTACATCAACTATTTCTTTTAGAACTTCGACCGTTTTTTCATTGATCTCGGAGATATCAATTGTTGAGAATCGAACCTTGAAGTGATTCTCTACCAATCTTAGATTCTGAAAATATCCCAAAAAGAAATTAGCAAAGTCACTGAAATGTTTTTGATATGGGACTGACTGTTTAATAAATTTATTAGTATTGTCCCAAAATACTCTAAACTCAACCCCTCCAAAAAGATTTTCCATAAAGGAAAGTTCCAATATCTCCTGATTGATCTTTGAACAAACCTTATTGTGTTGATAGTCGAGATTAACACTTGAACCTTTATCTTTTAATTCTAATTTTAATATTAATACGGCAGATTTTAACTTACAATGGATTTCATAAAATGGATCATTGCCATAAATCTCTACTGGTAGATTCTCAAAATCAAAACCATTGTCAAATTTAATATCAATGTTTAACTTTTTTCTTGGAATACTTTTTAAAATTATTTTAACTGAATCATCTAAATATGGAATACCAATATCTCCAATTCTGAAATCTGAGGAACGTATATTTTTGCTATCAATTACAACTTGCCCAACATTCTTTCCAATTATGAAATCATTAAACTCATTATAGAACTGTCGTGTGCTTTCAACCGTAAAATTCAACCTTGACTTAACTGAATCATTAGCTCCCCTAAATGCTCCAGCTCTGAACTTATTATTAACAGGTTTTAAGTCGAATAAAACATCATGAGATAAAAGATACTTACTAAATGTGTCAGTAGACACAACTCCATCCTCATGATCTTTTATAATATTCTTGTTTAAATTTATCAGGAGCTCATCTATAAAAGTTTCGGCTTTTTTGTTGATATACGAAATTGCTTTGGCTTGTAATATATTTCGTTTTAAAGGAGGCAAACTAGGTGCCACAAGAAAGCATTCTTTGCGGTGTGATTGTAATTCCTCTGTTATTCTGTTGAAAATAACTTCAATATTGGGATCCTCAATATTGTATCCAAGAAATAAAATATTTTTTGTAATCAACCTTTCTTTCACTACTGTCCATAAATTATCGTTTTCAGTTCCTTCTTGAAAGAATCTATTATAATCTGAATTTGTAATAATTATACTTTCTGGAATTGATAAATCACCGTGGACTTTAAAAATTTGGGGAAGCTTATGATTTATATAAGATACCTTCTGCGGAGAAAAGATTACTTGTACATTTCCCTTGTAAGCTATTTCAAAAAGTGAATCATAATTTGTAGTAATTATTGTATTAAAATGTGGAATATTTGCAATCTTATCATGGTACTCTGTTGACTTAGGTAATTTTATTAGAAATTCTTCCTCCAATAATCTTATCAGTTCATTTCTACTACCCTGCTTTACTGAAACAAATTCCTCCGCTAATTTTGGTAAATCATGAGATTTTCTTACGTGTCGTTTCTCCGATTTTGACAACCGATGATATAATATATCTTTTAGTGTTTTCCCTGAAGGATATCCAGCATAGAGTGAAAAACCTGCTCCAGCCCATATCACTACTTCTTCTCGCCTTATTAATTCAAATAAATTTTCCGTTCGGTTCATTCTTTATTATTCTGTCCATTCAACTTTTGAGTATTCTAAATTACCAGCCCATACACCTCATAAACCACCTGATCAATCTCCTCGTCAACTTCTCTTATTTGGTTACTGAAGGTGTTGGCTTTGCCAGATTCTGCTAAAAAATAATCCTCCCATTCGGCTTCCTGCGTTAGGGATAATTTAATTTTCTTTTTGCGTAATTCTTTCTCAAAATCTGCGAAGCTAAGCGAATACCAGTTTTGTAAATTGTTAGACAAACTCTCCAAAGAAAAGTTGCGTTGGATGGCCCGCTGAAATTTTAAGGATGTACTTTGAAGATCTTTTGTTAATTGGGTACGACGAATGGCCTGTTGTTCCATTGTTGAGATCTGATTTTTGTTGGCATGCGGTACCGGGAAATGCTCAAAAAACACTTTCCTGATCTCCCGGGTTCCGCCCTGCAGCTCAGGACAATTATACCAAATCCAAAGTTTTGCTAGCGAAGAGTTAAACAAAGCTGTCAGAAACAATAAAGAAACAGATTCATCCTGGGCTGTTATAATGAAACTCTTATCGTTACTCAAAAAACCACTTTCATCGTATAAAAAGGGAAACACTGATGTCATGTTGGGATACATGATCTTTGGTTTAGAAAATTCTTCAAAGTATGCAATACTGTCCTGGGTTTCAAACCACTGCCCGGAAGTTTTCTTTCGTGAGCCTTTTTCTCCGGTTTGATTCAACCTGTCATATCCAAAGGACAGTAAGTGTTCTTTTATCGCCGGAAAATTTTCGATATCCAAACCAAGCGATGGAAATGTTCCGATCAAATACTCCGATCCGGTAATTCCATAGGCAGAAATATTTCTTCCTCGAAGCATTGGTTTAATTATCTCGCCGCTCTTTTTATCTGAAACAATTAGTTTCTTTCGGGTATCCTCATCGATGAAAAAAGCATCGTTATATCCTGTCAGAATTCCACGATATATAGAAATAGGCAAATCTTTTAACTTCGTACTTCCAACTGCCATTTTTTGAAGTTTCTGTGCATCAGCATACGGCTGAATACTCCAGCTATCATCTCCAAAATTCGTAGCCGGATATTCGTACAGATTACTTGTAACTTCCGAAAGAAAATCACCATTATAGGTTTTATTGTTTAGCGATAATACTTTTACATTCTCCTTTTTATCACCGTTCTGAATAACGAAAATGCAGACGTATGTAGTTGCTTCCTCAAAAAACTGTATGTCGCCAAAGTTCAGGATTTGCCGCAAACCGGTCTCTGCTAAAAATTTTCGGAGAGGTTTACCATAGGCCACAATCATCCATTTGTTGGGCATGATAAACGATTGCATACCCCCGTTCTTTAACAATTTATATCCCCGTTCGGTAAAAAGGCAATACAAGTCGGCTCCTTTATGGAAGGTTTCAAAGCCGCACATAGCCAATGTCTCGCTCATGGCTCCCATGCTTTGCAATTGTACATACGGAGGATTTCCAATTACCACATCAAAACCGCCATTGGTAAAAACGGCAGGGAATTCTTTCTGCCAGTTAAAGGCTTTTTCTCCGGCATTTTTGGGGTCGTCAATCAGCGAGTTTCCGCATTTTATATTATTGCTAAGCGTATTTAGTTTTCGACCCTTTTGGGCAGTACGCAGCCAAAGCGATAGTTTTGCAATTTCAACCGATTCTTCGTTCAGGTCAACTCCGTAGATATTTTTCTCCAATATATCAGTGGTAATATCAGAAAAAATGATTGCCCCGCCCAGCAGTTGTCCGCGCAACTCATCGATTTTTCGGTGTTCGTTTATCAGGAATTCAAGCGCCTGATTTAAAAACGCTCCTGAACCACAAGCCGGGTCAAGTATTGTCAATGTTAACAACCAGTTCCGGTAATCATCGAGTTTTCTGTCTAAAGCGCGTACAATATCTTTTTTCCGGTTTTTCCGGCCTTTGGCATATTCTTCGTCAACAATTTCAAGTTCGGAACGCTTTTTATCGCAAAGTTTTCCAACGGTATTTTCAACCATATATTTGGTGATGTACTTTGGTGTGTAAAAAATACCGTCCTTCTTTCGTTTGGTTTTCTGGCTGTCAACTCTTTCTCCCTTTATTTCGGCTTGAACATTTTCAATTTCGCCCAGCGAATGTTCAAAAATGTGCCCTAGAATATTTACATCTACATCGGTTTCAAAATCGTAGTTACTTAAACGAAGTGTGTGTTCGTGTAAAATATCATCATCAATATTAATGTTATCCAGTATCTCGTCAGGCTTGAATAATCCACCATTGTATGCGTATATATCGTATTTCTTGCCTTTGTAACCGGAGTTCATGTACCCGAAATACTTCTTAAAACGGGCGTAGAGTGGAACATATTCATCAAGTTCGTCTTTTAAGGTTGTCCACTGTTTTACAATTTCGCTGATTGAATTTGGTGGAAGCAAAAGTCGATCTTCAGCAAAAAAGATAAACAAAAATCGATCAAGAAGCTTTTGTGTTTTTTTGAAAAGAAGCAGTTTATCTGTTTCCGGATTATTTTTCACCAGGTTATTATAAATGGCTTCGCGGAATTTTGAATAGTCGGCATATAGTTTTTTCGTAATGTTTTCTTCCTGCAGAACCGACGATTCTTTCATTTTTAAAGGCAAATCCGTTAAGAGATTGTCTTTAGCCAGGCACAGCCATAATATTGAAAATTGGCTCCGTGTTAAATTGAACAGATCGAAATCAACATGGTCAACCGCATTTTGAATGTAAAAACGAATCTTCTCG
It contains:
- a CDS encoding ArdC-like ssDNA-binding domain-containing protein, yielding MRQNLMACQTSADRSVSEPIQIPRAWVDSMSKFDIYETVTNLIVERLEAGVIPWHMPWKTASAIPRNLVSKKPYRGFNFWYLLSFGFERPYFLTFKQVQDLGGKIKKGSSSFMIVFWKMVEYEKDDEPKEIPMLRYYRVFHIDDVEGIDPDRIPKNTAHDHDFDPIASCEQLIQFWSDSPVIKLDQKKACYIPSLDEVHMPGARTFFQDEEFYSTIFHELCHSTGHRKRLNRHERFSNLNFASKDYSQDYPN
- a CDS encoding SIR2 family protein — its product is MNRTENLFELIRREEVVIWAGAGFSLYAGYPSGKTLKDILYHRLSKSEKRHVRKSHDLPKLAEEFVSVKQGSRNELIRLLEEEFLIKLPKSTEYHDKIANIPHFNTIITTNYDSLFEIAYKGNVQVIFSPQKVSYINHKLPQIFKVHGDLSIPESIIITNSDYNRFFQEGTENDNLWTVVKERLITKNILFLGYNIEDPNIEVIFNRITEELQSHRKECFLVAPSLPPLKRNILQAKAISYINKKAETFIDELLINLNKNIIKDHEDGVVSTDTFSKYLLSHDVLFDLKPVNNKFRAGAFRGANDSVKSRLNFTVESTRQFYNEFNDFIIGKNVGQVVIDSKNIRSSDFRIGDIGIPYLDDSVKIILKSIPRKKLNIDIKFDNGFDFENLPVEIYGNDPFYEIHCKLKSAVLILKLELKDKGSSVNLDYQHNKVCSKINQEILELSFMENLFGGVEFRVFWDNTNKFIKQSVPYQKHFSDFANFFLGYFQNLRLVENHFKVRFSTIDISEINEKTVEVLKEIVDVIKSNKLKYTWKGIMEATLFNDSDEIINSLKNIGNENALVVANEREETKITLHGQLVNLGFKQVQVESPYVVNLETVLKNRMKDIQVASKTSKIIVSYNSEPSPINQ
- a CDS encoding N-6 DNA methylase, with product MSLFQRSVEKKYLNELDSERIDIKYTEFQNYFGNPERQENIRNSKEEQFQEGFLRELFVKILGYTLNPEPNFNLTTELKNISNSKKADGAILKGEDATAVIELKGTDTTDLDKIETQAFGYKNHHPKCKYVITSNFEKIRFYIQNAVDHVDFDLFNLTRSQFSILWLCLAKDNLLTDLPLKMKESSVLQEENITKKLYADYSKFREAIYNNLVKNNPETDKLLLFKKTQKLLDRFLFIFFAEDRLLLPPNSISEIVKQWTTLKDELDEYVPLYARFKKYFGYMNSGYKGKKYDIYAYNGGLFKPDEILDNINIDDDILHEHTLRLSNYDFETDVDVNILGHIFEHSLGEIENVQAEIKGERVDSQKTKRKKDGIFYTPKYITKYMVENTVGKLCDKKRSELEIVDEEYAKGRKNRKKDIVRALDRKLDDYRNWLLTLTILDPACGSGAFLNQALEFLINEHRKIDELRGQLLGGAIIFSDITTDILEKNIYGVDLNEESVEIAKLSLWLRTAQKGRKLNTLSNNIKCGNSLIDDPKNAGEKAFNWQKEFPAVFTNGGFDVVIGNPPYVQLQSMGAMSETLAMCGFETFHKGADLYCLFTERGYKLLKNGGMQSFIMPNKWMIVAYGKPLRKFLAETGLRQILNFGDIQFFEEATTYVCIFVIQNGDKKENVKVLSLNNKTYNGDFLSEVTSNLYEYPATNFGDDSWSIQPYADAQKLQKMAVGSTKLKDLPISIYRGILTGYNDAFFIDEDTRKKLIVSDKKSGEIIKPMLRGRNISAYGITGSEYLIGTFPSLGLDIENFPAIKEHLLSFGYDRLNQTGEKGSRKKTSGQWFETQDSIAYFEEFSKPKIMYPNMTSVFPFLYDESGFLSNDKSFIITAQDESVSLLFLTALFNSSLAKLWIWYNCPELQGGTREIRKVFFEHFPVPHANKNQISTMEQQAIRRTQLTKDLQSTSLKFQRAIQRNFSLESLSNNLQNWYSLSFADFEKELRKKKIKLSLTQEAEWEDYFLAESGKANTFSNQIREVDEEIDQVVYEVYGLVI